In a genomic window of Sardina pilchardus chromosome 20, fSarPil1.1, whole genome shotgun sequence:
- the LOC134067741 gene encoding sorting nexin-14-like isoform X2, giving the protein MTGIRARLTSLRQRLKLDLFKEVGRQYPVFCFLLVILLLSTVLLNRFLHIIMVFWSFLAGVVTFYCSLGPDTLLPNILLSVRPKVKQDQQELFPLGHSCAVCGKIKCKRHRPTLLLENYQPWLDLNVHSKVDASLSEILELVLENFVYPWYRDITDDEAFVDELRVTLRFFAAVLVRRTQKVDVPSLITQKLLKAAMKHIEIIAKARQKVKNSEYLQQAALEEYGPDLHMALRSRRDELLYLRKLTEVLFPYILPPKATDCRSLTFLMREVLSGSVFLPSMDYLADPDTVNHLLLIFIDSSPPEAATEPTSALVPFLQKYAEPRNKKVLKLELKEIREHQDLLFRFMNFLKQEGAVHVLQFCLTVEEFNDKILCPELTDAEKLMLHEEVKKLYTTYCLDESIDKIRFDPFIVEEIRNIAEGPYSDVVKLQTMRCLFEAYEHVLSLLENVFTPMFCHSDEYFRQLLRGAESPTRNSKLSRNSVSLDDIRSSEWDCPLSVECTSISPGSSPAFVSPHFQSIHTSPSSGLASRTALQKNTSKRGESFGISRIGSKIKGVFKSTTMEGAMLPSYGLAEGEDDMVEEAMMVLEDDVPVEAISTPSTPRNLSAWSITIPYVDFFDDEVKKERIPVFCIEVERNDRRAVGHETENWSVYRRYLEFYVLESKLTEFHGSFPDAQLPSKRIIGPKNYDFLKTKREEFQEYLQKLLQHPELSNSQLLADFLSPHSMESQFHDKMLPDVNLGKIIKSVPGKLIKERGQHLEPFIQSFFNSCESPKPKPSRPELTILSPTSENDKKLFNELFKNNANRSEISEKKHNQNYFMEMITVEGVYDYLMYVGRVVFHIPDWLHHLLMGGRILLKNTLEAYTDYYLHRKLDQVMLEHRVVSLITLLRDSVFCEASEPRPLQDKQKRAKKTFEEMMKYIPDFLTKCIGEESKYEGVRLLFDGLQQPVLNKQLTYVLLDLAILELFPELTKVQKETCHLMAPWM; this is encoded by the exons ATTTCTACACATTATTATGGTCTTCTGGTCCTTCCTGGCGGGCGTTGTTACATTCTATTGCTCACTTGGACCAGACACTCTACTACCCAATATATTGCTATCCGTCAGGCCAAAGGTTAAg CAAGATCAGCAGGAGTTGTTTCCACTGGGGCACAGTTGTGCGGTCTGTGGAAAGATAAAGTGCAAAAGACACAG ACCAACATTGCTTTTAGAAAACTATCAGCCGTGGCTAGATCTAAATGTGCATTCTAAGGTGGATGCCTCTCTATCAGAG ATTTTGGAACTGGTCCTTGAAAATTTTGTGTACCCGTGGTACAG AGATATCACAGATGATGAGGCTTTTGTGGATGAGCTCAGAGTCACCTTACGCTTCTTTGCTGCAGTGTTGGTGCGTCGGACGCAGAAG GTGGATGTCCCTTCACTCATCACACAAAAACTGCTTAAGGCTGCCATGAAGCACATTGAGATTATTGCCAAAGCAAGGCAGAAAG TGAAGAACTCAGAGTACCTACAGCAGGCTGCCCTGGAGGAGTATGGGCCAGACCTGCACATGGCCCTGCGCAGCCGCAGAGACGAGCTGCTGTACCTGAGGAAGCTGACCGAGGTGCTCTTCCCATACATTCTGCCCCCCAAAGCAACTGACTGCAG GTCACTTACCTTCCTCATGAGAGAAGTGTTGTCTGGCTCTGTTTTCCTCCCGTCCATGGACTATTTGGCTGATCCT gatacagtgaaccatctgctGCTGATATTTATAGACAGTTCTCCG CCAGAGGCTGCAACGGAGCCAACATCAGCCTTGGTGCCATTCCTGCAGAAGTATGCTGAACCTCGCAACAAGAAG GTGCTGAAGCTGGAGCTGAAGGAGATCCGTGAGCATCAGGACCTGCTCTTCCGCTTCATGAACTTCCTCAAACAGGAGGGTGCTGTGCACGTCCTGCAGTTCTGCTTGACCGTAG AGGAGTTCAACGACAAGATCCTGTGCCCAGAACTGACTGATGCTGAGAAGCTTATGCTACATGAAGAGGTGAAGAAGCTCTATACGACCTACTGTCTGGATGAGAGCATTGACAAGATTCGCTTCGACCCTTTCATTGTGGAGGAAATCAGAAACA TCGCTGAAGGCCCGTATTCTGACGTGGTGAAGCTGCAGACCATGCGCTGCCTGTTTGAAGCCTACGAACACGTCTTGTCCCTGTTGGAGAATGTCTTCACACCCATGTTCTGCCACAGCGATGAG TACTTCAGACAACTTTTGAGAGGGGCCGAGTCCCCTACCAGGAACTCCAAGCTGAGCAG AAATAGCGTGAGTTTGGATGACATTCG CTCTTCAGAGTGGGATTGTCCGCTGAGCGTGGAGTGCACGTCCATCTCTCCGGGCTCATCACCCGCATTCGTCTCCCCCCATTTCCAGTCCATTCACACCTCCCCGTCCAGTGGCCTAGCGAGCCGTACTGCCTTGCAGAA AAACACCTCAAAACGGGGAGAATCGTTTGGGATCAGTCGAATTGGGAGTAAAATCAAAGGCGTGTTTAAGAGCACCACTATGGAGGGAGCCATGCTGCCCTCCTACGGactggcagagggagaggacgacatG GTGGAGGAAGCCATGATGGTTCTTGAAGACGACGTTCCTGTGGAGGCCATCAGCACCCCCAGCACCCCCCGCAACCTCTCCGCCTGGAGCATCACCATCCCTTATGTGGACTTCTTTGACGACGAGGTCAAGAAAGAAAGGATCCCAGTGTTTTGCATTGAAGTGGAGCGTAATGACAGACGTGCTG TGGGCCATGAGACCGAGAACTGGTCTGTCTACAGACGATACCTTGAGTTTTACGTCCTGGAGTCAAAACTCACCGAGTTTCACG GCTCCTTTCCAGATGCACAGCTGCCCTCTAAAAGAATAATCGGTCCAAAGAACTACGATTTCTTAAAAACCAAACGGGAAGAGTTCCAAGAATATCTACAG AAACTACTACAACACCCTGAACTCAGCAATAGCCAACTGTTAGCAGacttcctctcccctcataGTATGGAATCCCAGTTCCATGACAAAATGCTTCCTGATGTCAACCTAG GGAAGATCATCAAATCTGTACCTGGAAAGTTAATAAAAGAA AGAGGACAGCACCTGGAGCCGTTCATCCAGTCATTCTTCAACTCCTGTGAGTCACCAAAGCCCAAACCCAGCAGACCTGAGCTGACCATCCTCAGCCCCACATCGGAGAATGACAAAAAG CTTTTTAATGAGTTGTTCAAAAACAATGCCAATCGATCTGAAATCAGTGAGAAGAAGCATAATCAGAATTACTTCATGGAGATGATTACTGTGGAGGGAGTTTATGACTATTTAATGTATGTCG GCAGAGTAGTCTTCCATATCCCTGATTGGCTGCACCACCTTTTGATGGGTGGAAGAATACTGCTCAAAAACACACTGGAGGCTTATACAGATTACTACCTGCATCGCAAACTGGACCAAGTTATGCTGGAGCATCGAGTGGTTTCCCTCATCACACTTCTGAGAG ATTCTGTGTTCTGTGAAGCCAGTGAACCTCGCCCCCTTCAAGATAAGCAAAAAAGAGCTAAGAAAACATTTGAAGAAATGATGAAATATATACCAG ATTTTCTGACAAAATGTATTGGAGAAGAATCAAAGTACGAGGGTGTTCGACTCCTCTTTGATGGACTCCAACAGCCAGTGTTAAACAAACAG TTGACCTATGTCCTGCTGGATTTGGCAATCCTAGAGCTCTTCCCTGAACTTACCAAG GTACAGAAAGAAACATGTCATCTGATGGCTCCATGGATGTAG
- the LOC134067741 gene encoding sorting nexin-14-like isoform X5 codes for MTGIRARLTSLRQRLKLDLFKEVGRQYPVFCFLLVILLLSTVLLNRFLHIIMVFWSFLAGVVTFYCSLGPDTLLPNILLSVRPKVKQDQQELFPLGHSCAVCGKIKCKRHRPTLLLENYQPWLDLNVHSKVDASLSEILELVLENFVYPWYRDITDDEAFVDELRVTLRFFAAVLVRRTQKVDVPSLITQKLLKAAMKHIEIIAKARQKVKNSEYLQQAALEEYGPDLHMALRSRRDELLYLRKLTEVLFPYILPPKATDCRSLTFLMREVLSGSVFLPSMDYLADPDTVNHLLLIFIDSSPPEAATEPTSALVPFLQKYAEPRNKKVSVLKLELKEIREHQDLLFRFMNFLKQEGAVHVLQFCLTVEEFNDKILCPELTDAEKLMLHEEVKKLYTTYCLDESIDKIRFDPFIVEEIRNIAEGPYSDVVKLQTMRCLFEAYEHVLSLLENVFTPMFCHSDEYFRQLLRGAESPTRNSKLSRNTSKRGESFGISRIGSKIKGVFKSTTMEGAMLPSYGLAEGEDDMVEEAMMVLEDDVPVEAISTPSTPRNLSAWSITIPYVDFFDDEVKKERIPVFCIEVERNDRRAVGHETENWSVYRRYLEFYVLESKLTEFHGSFPDAQLPSKRIIGPKNYDFLKTKREEFQEYLQKLLQHPELSNSQLLADFLSPHSMESQFHDKMLPDVNLGKIIKSVPGKLIKERGQHLEPFIQSFFNSCESPKPKPSRPELTILSPTSENDKKLFNELFKNNANRSEISEKKHNQNYFMEMITVEGVYDYLMYVGRVVFHIPDWLHHLLMGGRILLKNTLEAYTDYYLHRKLDQVMLEHRVVSLITLLRDSVFCEASEPRPLQDKQKRAKKTFEEMMKYIPDFLTKCIGEESKYEGVRLLFDGLQQPVLNKQLTYVLLDLAILELFPELTKVQKETCHLMAPWM; via the exons ATTTCTACACATTATTATGGTCTTCTGGTCCTTCCTGGCGGGCGTTGTTACATTCTATTGCTCACTTGGACCAGACACTCTACTACCCAATATATTGCTATCCGTCAGGCCAAAGGTTAAg CAAGATCAGCAGGAGTTGTTTCCACTGGGGCACAGTTGTGCGGTCTGTGGAAAGATAAAGTGCAAAAGACACAG ACCAACATTGCTTTTAGAAAACTATCAGCCGTGGCTAGATCTAAATGTGCATTCTAAGGTGGATGCCTCTCTATCAGAG ATTTTGGAACTGGTCCTTGAAAATTTTGTGTACCCGTGGTACAG AGATATCACAGATGATGAGGCTTTTGTGGATGAGCTCAGAGTCACCTTACGCTTCTTTGCTGCAGTGTTGGTGCGTCGGACGCAGAAG GTGGATGTCCCTTCACTCATCACACAAAAACTGCTTAAGGCTGCCATGAAGCACATTGAGATTATTGCCAAAGCAAGGCAGAAAG TGAAGAACTCAGAGTACCTACAGCAGGCTGCCCTGGAGGAGTATGGGCCAGACCTGCACATGGCCCTGCGCAGCCGCAGAGACGAGCTGCTGTACCTGAGGAAGCTGACCGAGGTGCTCTTCCCATACATTCTGCCCCCCAAAGCAACTGACTGCAG GTCACTTACCTTCCTCATGAGAGAAGTGTTGTCTGGCTCTGTTTTCCTCCCGTCCATGGACTATTTGGCTGATCCT gatacagtgaaccatctgctGCTGATATTTATAGACAGTTCTCCG CCAGAGGCTGCAACGGAGCCAACATCAGCCTTGGTGCCATTCCTGCAGAAGTATGCTGAACCTCGCAACAAGAAGGTCTCG GTGCTGAAGCTGGAGCTGAAGGAGATCCGTGAGCATCAGGACCTGCTCTTCCGCTTCATGAACTTCCTCAAACAGGAGGGTGCTGTGCACGTCCTGCAGTTCTGCTTGACCGTAG AGGAGTTCAACGACAAGATCCTGTGCCCAGAACTGACTGATGCTGAGAAGCTTATGCTACATGAAGAGGTGAAGAAGCTCTATACGACCTACTGTCTGGATGAGAGCATTGACAAGATTCGCTTCGACCCTTTCATTGTGGAGGAAATCAGAAACA TCGCTGAAGGCCCGTATTCTGACGTGGTGAAGCTGCAGACCATGCGCTGCCTGTTTGAAGCCTACGAACACGTCTTGTCCCTGTTGGAGAATGTCTTCACACCCATGTTCTGCCACAGCGATGAG TACTTCAGACAACTTTTGAGAGGGGCCGAGTCCCCTACCAGGAACTCCAAGCTGAGCAG AAACACCTCAAAACGGGGAGAATCGTTTGGGATCAGTCGAATTGGGAGTAAAATCAAAGGCGTGTTTAAGAGCACCACTATGGAGGGAGCCATGCTGCCCTCCTACGGactggcagagggagaggacgacatG GTGGAGGAAGCCATGATGGTTCTTGAAGACGACGTTCCTGTGGAGGCCATCAGCACCCCCAGCACCCCCCGCAACCTCTCCGCCTGGAGCATCACCATCCCTTATGTGGACTTCTTTGACGACGAGGTCAAGAAAGAAAGGATCCCAGTGTTTTGCATTGAAGTGGAGCGTAATGACAGACGTGCTG TGGGCCATGAGACCGAGAACTGGTCTGTCTACAGACGATACCTTGAGTTTTACGTCCTGGAGTCAAAACTCACCGAGTTTCACG GCTCCTTTCCAGATGCACAGCTGCCCTCTAAAAGAATAATCGGTCCAAAGAACTACGATTTCTTAAAAACCAAACGGGAAGAGTTCCAAGAATATCTACAG AAACTACTACAACACCCTGAACTCAGCAATAGCCAACTGTTAGCAGacttcctctcccctcataGTATGGAATCCCAGTTCCATGACAAAATGCTTCCTGATGTCAACCTAG GGAAGATCATCAAATCTGTACCTGGAAAGTTAATAAAAGAA AGAGGACAGCACCTGGAGCCGTTCATCCAGTCATTCTTCAACTCCTGTGAGTCACCAAAGCCCAAACCCAGCAGACCTGAGCTGACCATCCTCAGCCCCACATCGGAGAATGACAAAAAG CTTTTTAATGAGTTGTTCAAAAACAATGCCAATCGATCTGAAATCAGTGAGAAGAAGCATAATCAGAATTACTTCATGGAGATGATTACTGTGGAGGGAGTTTATGACTATTTAATGTATGTCG GCAGAGTAGTCTTCCATATCCCTGATTGGCTGCACCACCTTTTGATGGGTGGAAGAATACTGCTCAAAAACACACTGGAGGCTTATACAGATTACTACCTGCATCGCAAACTGGACCAAGTTATGCTGGAGCATCGAGTGGTTTCCCTCATCACACTTCTGAGAG ATTCTGTGTTCTGTGAAGCCAGTGAACCTCGCCCCCTTCAAGATAAGCAAAAAAGAGCTAAGAAAACATTTGAAGAAATGATGAAATATATACCAG ATTTTCTGACAAAATGTATTGGAGAAGAATCAAAGTACGAGGGTGTTCGACTCCTCTTTGATGGACTCCAACAGCCAGTGTTAAACAAACAG TTGACCTATGTCCTGCTGGATTTGGCAATCCTAGAGCTCTTCCCTGAACTTACCAAG GTACAGAAAGAAACATGTCATCTGATGGCTCCATGGATGTAG
- the LOC134067741 gene encoding sorting nexin-14-like isoform X3 yields MTGIRARLTSLRQRLKLDLFKEVGRQYPVFCFLLVILLLSTVLLNRFLHIIMVFWSFLAGVVTFYCSLGPDTLLPNILLSVRPKVKQDQQELFPLGHSCAVCGKIKCKRHRPTLLLENYQPWLDLNVHSKVDASLSEILELVLENFVYPWYRDITDDEAFVDELRVTLRFFAAVLVRRTQKVDVPSLITQKLLKAAMKHIEIIAKARQKVKNSEYLQQAALEEYGPDLHMALRSRRDELLYLRKLTEVLFPYILPPKATDCRSLTFLMREVLSGSVFLPSMDYLADPDTVNHLLLIFIDSSPPEAATEPTSALVPFLQKYAEPRNKKVSVLKLELKEIREHQDLLFRFMNFLKQEGAVHVLQFCLTVEEFNDKILCPELTDAEKLMLHEEVKKLYTTYCLDESIDKIRFDPFIVEEIRNIAEGPYSDVVKLQTMRCLFEAYEHVLSLLENVFTPMFCHSDEYFRQLLRGAESPTRNSKLSSSSEWDCPLSVECTSISPGSSPAFVSPHFQSIHTSPSSGLASRTALQKNTSKRGESFGISRIGSKIKGVFKSTTMEGAMLPSYGLAEGEDDMVEEAMMVLEDDVPVEAISTPSTPRNLSAWSITIPYVDFFDDEVKKERIPVFCIEVERNDRRAVGHETENWSVYRRYLEFYVLESKLTEFHGSFPDAQLPSKRIIGPKNYDFLKTKREEFQEYLQKLLQHPELSNSQLLADFLSPHSMESQFHDKMLPDVNLGKIIKSVPGKLIKERGQHLEPFIQSFFNSCESPKPKPSRPELTILSPTSENDKKLFNELFKNNANRSEISEKKHNQNYFMEMITVEGVYDYLMYVGRVVFHIPDWLHHLLMGGRILLKNTLEAYTDYYLHRKLDQVMLEHRVVSLITLLRDSVFCEASEPRPLQDKQKRAKKTFEEMMKYIPDFLTKCIGEESKYEGVRLLFDGLQQPVLNKQLTYVLLDLAILELFPELTKVQKETCHLMAPWM; encoded by the exons ATTTCTACACATTATTATGGTCTTCTGGTCCTTCCTGGCGGGCGTTGTTACATTCTATTGCTCACTTGGACCAGACACTCTACTACCCAATATATTGCTATCCGTCAGGCCAAAGGTTAAg CAAGATCAGCAGGAGTTGTTTCCACTGGGGCACAGTTGTGCGGTCTGTGGAAAGATAAAGTGCAAAAGACACAG ACCAACATTGCTTTTAGAAAACTATCAGCCGTGGCTAGATCTAAATGTGCATTCTAAGGTGGATGCCTCTCTATCAGAG ATTTTGGAACTGGTCCTTGAAAATTTTGTGTACCCGTGGTACAG AGATATCACAGATGATGAGGCTTTTGTGGATGAGCTCAGAGTCACCTTACGCTTCTTTGCTGCAGTGTTGGTGCGTCGGACGCAGAAG GTGGATGTCCCTTCACTCATCACACAAAAACTGCTTAAGGCTGCCATGAAGCACATTGAGATTATTGCCAAAGCAAGGCAGAAAG TGAAGAACTCAGAGTACCTACAGCAGGCTGCCCTGGAGGAGTATGGGCCAGACCTGCACATGGCCCTGCGCAGCCGCAGAGACGAGCTGCTGTACCTGAGGAAGCTGACCGAGGTGCTCTTCCCATACATTCTGCCCCCCAAAGCAACTGACTGCAG GTCACTTACCTTCCTCATGAGAGAAGTGTTGTCTGGCTCTGTTTTCCTCCCGTCCATGGACTATTTGGCTGATCCT gatacagtgaaccatctgctGCTGATATTTATAGACAGTTCTCCG CCAGAGGCTGCAACGGAGCCAACATCAGCCTTGGTGCCATTCCTGCAGAAGTATGCTGAACCTCGCAACAAGAAGGTCTCG GTGCTGAAGCTGGAGCTGAAGGAGATCCGTGAGCATCAGGACCTGCTCTTCCGCTTCATGAACTTCCTCAAACAGGAGGGTGCTGTGCACGTCCTGCAGTTCTGCTTGACCGTAG AGGAGTTCAACGACAAGATCCTGTGCCCAGAACTGACTGATGCTGAGAAGCTTATGCTACATGAAGAGGTGAAGAAGCTCTATACGACCTACTGTCTGGATGAGAGCATTGACAAGATTCGCTTCGACCCTTTCATTGTGGAGGAAATCAGAAACA TCGCTGAAGGCCCGTATTCTGACGTGGTGAAGCTGCAGACCATGCGCTGCCTGTTTGAAGCCTACGAACACGTCTTGTCCCTGTTGGAGAATGTCTTCACACCCATGTTCTGCCACAGCGATGAG TACTTCAGACAACTTTTGAGAGGGGCCGAGTCCCCTACCAGGAACTCCAAGCTGAGCAG CTCTTCAGAGTGGGATTGTCCGCTGAGCGTGGAGTGCACGTCCATCTCTCCGGGCTCATCACCCGCATTCGTCTCCCCCCATTTCCAGTCCATTCACACCTCCCCGTCCAGTGGCCTAGCGAGCCGTACTGCCTTGCAGAA AAACACCTCAAAACGGGGAGAATCGTTTGGGATCAGTCGAATTGGGAGTAAAATCAAAGGCGTGTTTAAGAGCACCACTATGGAGGGAGCCATGCTGCCCTCCTACGGactggcagagggagaggacgacatG GTGGAGGAAGCCATGATGGTTCTTGAAGACGACGTTCCTGTGGAGGCCATCAGCACCCCCAGCACCCCCCGCAACCTCTCCGCCTGGAGCATCACCATCCCTTATGTGGACTTCTTTGACGACGAGGTCAAGAAAGAAAGGATCCCAGTGTTTTGCATTGAAGTGGAGCGTAATGACAGACGTGCTG TGGGCCATGAGACCGAGAACTGGTCTGTCTACAGACGATACCTTGAGTTTTACGTCCTGGAGTCAAAACTCACCGAGTTTCACG GCTCCTTTCCAGATGCACAGCTGCCCTCTAAAAGAATAATCGGTCCAAAGAACTACGATTTCTTAAAAACCAAACGGGAAGAGTTCCAAGAATATCTACAG AAACTACTACAACACCCTGAACTCAGCAATAGCCAACTGTTAGCAGacttcctctcccctcataGTATGGAATCCCAGTTCCATGACAAAATGCTTCCTGATGTCAACCTAG GGAAGATCATCAAATCTGTACCTGGAAAGTTAATAAAAGAA AGAGGACAGCACCTGGAGCCGTTCATCCAGTCATTCTTCAACTCCTGTGAGTCACCAAAGCCCAAACCCAGCAGACCTGAGCTGACCATCCTCAGCCCCACATCGGAGAATGACAAAAAG CTTTTTAATGAGTTGTTCAAAAACAATGCCAATCGATCTGAAATCAGTGAGAAGAAGCATAATCAGAATTACTTCATGGAGATGATTACTGTGGAGGGAGTTTATGACTATTTAATGTATGTCG GCAGAGTAGTCTTCCATATCCCTGATTGGCTGCACCACCTTTTGATGGGTGGAAGAATACTGCTCAAAAACACACTGGAGGCTTATACAGATTACTACCTGCATCGCAAACTGGACCAAGTTATGCTGGAGCATCGAGTGGTTTCCCTCATCACACTTCTGAGAG ATTCTGTGTTCTGTGAAGCCAGTGAACCTCGCCCCCTTCAAGATAAGCAAAAAAGAGCTAAGAAAACATTTGAAGAAATGATGAAATATATACCAG ATTTTCTGACAAAATGTATTGGAGAAGAATCAAAGTACGAGGGTGTTCGACTCCTCTTTGATGGACTCCAACAGCCAGTGTTAAACAAACAG TTGACCTATGTCCTGCTGGATTTGGCAATCCTAGAGCTCTTCCCTGAACTTACCAAG GTACAGAAAGAAACATGTCATCTGATGGCTCCATGGATGTAG